One genomic region from Mycobacterium basiliense encodes:
- a CDS encoding MPT63 family protein gives MKFTKTTVKTAIGAAGIAAVSVFGAATAFAAPPTIQSFGTSERLVDGPMITSYTVGNLQPANVNIPGYVPQGELYSAEITARSVTGTVTPLVSSFNARAANGETYGVVNEVPVPGGLNPAPIAQGDSQSGTLYFDVTGPPPNGVVYNDGVQDVLIWTSNIES, from the coding sequence GTGAAGTTCACGAAGACCACTGTGAAGACGGCCATTGGTGCCGCGGGAATAGCGGCGGTGAGCGTTTTCGGCGCAGCGACGGCGTTTGCCGCACCGCCGACAATCCAGAGTTTCGGCACCAGCGAACGACTGGTGGATGGGCCGATGATTACCTCGTACACGGTGGGTAATCTGCAGCCCGCAAACGTCAATATCCCGGGTTACGTCCCGCAAGGCGAGCTTTATTCGGCGGAGATCACGGCTAGGTCAGTAACTGGAACCGTGACGCCCTTGGTATCCAGCTTCAACGCCCGGGCGGCCAACGGTGAGACCTACGGTGTAGTCAACGAAGTTCCCGTTCCCGGCGGCCTCAACCCGGCGCCAATCGCGCAGGGCGACAGCCAAAGCGGGACGCTGTACTTCGATGTGACCGGTCCGCCGCCAAACGGCGTGGTCTACAACGACGGCGTGCAAGACGTTTTGATTTGGACCAGCAACATCGAGTCATAG
- a CDS encoding BCCT family transporter, whose amino-acid sequence MALPATPTNGRSGPNVVVHAWRSVKPAVFIPASLVIIAMIAVSVVYAQTAQDAFGRLNAAITDGVGWWYILVTTGFVVFALYCGFSQVGTIRLGGDDEVPEFSFWPWLAMLFSAGMGIGLVFYSVAEPLSHYVHPPQASGVPAHTDAAANQAMALTMFHWGLHAWAIYVLVGLGLAYMTYRRGRPLSVRWLLEPVLGRRRVEGVLGHAVDVIAIVGTLFGVATSLGFGITQIASGLEYLGWIRVNNWWMVGMIAVITATATASVVSGLGRGLKWLSNINMALAAALAAFVLVLGPTLFLLQSWVQNLGGYVQSFPQFMLRTAPFSHDGWLADWTIFYWGWWISWAPFVGMFIARISRGRTIREFIGAVLLVPTVIASLWFTIFGDSAVLRQRNNGDLLVNGAVDTNTSLFQLLGGLPIGVITSLLAVVVIVFFFVTSSDSGSLVIDILSAGGDLDPPKLTRVYWAVLEGVAAAVLLLIGGAGSLTALRTASIATALPFSIVMVLACYAMARAFHFDLATTPRLLHVTVPDMVAAGDQQRHDVSATLSGLIAVRDVDSSTCSVHPDTGALTVIAPTDPLGEHSFDSGDHQPQSNTTSST is encoded by the coding sequence ATGGCGTTGCCTGCCACGCCGACGAACGGCCGGAGTGGTCCGAACGTTGTGGTTCATGCCTGGCGGAGCGTTAAGCCCGCGGTCTTCATTCCTGCGTCACTGGTGATCATCGCCATGATCGCCGTTTCCGTCGTGTACGCGCAGACCGCTCAAGACGCGTTCGGCCGGCTCAACGCCGCGATCACCGACGGCGTCGGATGGTGGTACATCCTGGTGACCACCGGTTTTGTGGTATTCGCGCTCTACTGCGGTTTCTCCCAGGTCGGCACCATTCGACTGGGCGGCGACGATGAGGTACCCGAGTTCAGTTTCTGGCCCTGGCTGGCCATGCTGTTTAGCGCCGGTATGGGTATCGGATTGGTGTTCTACAGTGTGGCCGAGCCGCTGAGCCACTACGTGCATCCACCGCAGGCATCTGGTGTGCCCGCACACACGGACGCGGCGGCCAATCAGGCAATGGCGCTGACCATGTTCCATTGGGGTCTGCACGCCTGGGCGATCTACGTGCTGGTGGGCCTCGGGCTGGCGTACATGACCTATCGCAGGGGCCGCCCCTTGTCGGTGCGCTGGCTGCTGGAGCCGGTCCTGGGCCGGCGCCGTGTCGAGGGCGTGTTGGGGCACGCTGTCGACGTCATCGCCATCGTCGGAACGCTTTTCGGTGTCGCCACATCGCTGGGTTTCGGTATCACTCAGATCGCGTCCGGGCTGGAATATCTCGGTTGGATCCGGGTGAACAACTGGTGGATGGTCGGCATGATCGCGGTCATCACCGCCACCGCGACGGCGTCGGTGGTCAGCGGGCTCGGCAGAGGATTGAAGTGGCTGTCGAACATCAACATGGCGCTCGCCGCCGCTTTGGCCGCCTTCGTCCTGGTGCTTGGGCCGACGCTGTTCTTACTGCAATCGTGGGTGCAGAATCTTGGCGGCTACGTCCAATCATTTCCGCAATTCATGCTGCGCACCGCGCCGTTCTCGCACGACGGCTGGCTCGCCGACTGGACCATCTTCTATTGGGGCTGGTGGATCAGCTGGGCCCCGTTTGTCGGAATGTTCATCGCACGGATTTCGCGAGGACGCACGATCCGGGAGTTCATCGGGGCCGTGCTGCTGGTCCCCACCGTGATCGCCTCATTGTGGTTCACCATCTTCGGCGACTCGGCGGTGCTGCGGCAACGCAACAACGGAGACCTGCTAGTCAACGGAGCGGTAGACACGAACACATCGCTATTCCAGCTGCTCGGCGGCCTACCCATCGGGGTCATCACCAGCCTGCTGGCGGTGGTGGTGATCGTGTTCTTCTTCGTCACGTCATCGGACTCTGGTTCGTTGGTCATCGACATCTTGTCAGCGGGCGGCGACCTGGACCCGCCCAAACTGACGCGGGTCTACTGGGCGGTGTTAGAGGGGGTGGCGGCCGCCGTTTTGTTGCTGATTGGCGGCGCGGGGTCGTTGACGGCGTTGCGCACCGCGTCGATCGCCACCGCCCTGCCATTCTCAATCGTCATGGTGTTGGCGTGCTATGCCATGGCGAGGGCGTTCCACTTCGACCTGGCCACCACCCCCCGGCTGCTGCACGTCACGGTGCCGGACATGGTTGCGGCCGGAGACCAACAGCGCCACGACGTCTCGGCGACACTTTCCGGGCTTATTGCCGTCCGTGACGTCGACAGCAGCACCTGTTCAGTGCACCCCGACACCGGCGCACTCACGGTCATAGCCCCAACAGATCCTCTGGGCGAACATTCCTTTGACTCCGGCGACCACCAACCCCAAAGCAACACAACATCGTCGACATGA
- a CDS encoding cation:proton antiporter has translation MSNHQVAVLMADLALIVVLARLFGRVAERCGQPAVVGEITVGILAGPTVLDGAVSDVIFPAEVRPYLQVFAAIGVVVFMFGAGLELDRGLLNNGRRLVLTVSLFAYSLPFLLGCALAVVLLARHETVSEIGFVLFLGAAISVTAFPVLARILHDNGMLKGKLGQLGLACSAIDDLVAWCVLAIVIGIVQARIDDQWRLLLLVPLIAGLRFLVRPLLMRLPTDRAGGSLLAAVAGSLACGAMTEWIGLHYIFGAFLFGVAFPRTRPVDMNGVRAVSVLFLPAFFVVSGMRVDLDAIGGWGLAELAAIIAVAVAGKLLGTYLGARMMRMTKRDSSALAALMNARGLTEIVILTVGLELQVIDQPLYSLMVVMALVTTSMTAPLLKLTGVTSRAQHAAAEPVHSEPIKEPT, from the coding sequence ATGTCAAACCACCAAGTTGCTGTACTGATGGCCGATTTGGCATTGATCGTAGTTCTGGCAAGGCTGTTTGGTCGGGTCGCCGAACGCTGCGGTCAACCAGCAGTCGTCGGCGAGATCACGGTCGGCATTTTGGCGGGTCCCACAGTTCTTGACGGAGCGGTGTCCGACGTGATCTTTCCCGCCGAGGTGCGCCCATATTTGCAGGTTTTTGCTGCGATCGGTGTCGTCGTCTTCATGTTTGGCGCCGGGCTAGAACTCGACCGCGGCCTGTTGAACAACGGCCGCCGCCTTGTGCTCACCGTGTCGCTGTTCGCCTACAGTCTGCCGTTTCTGCTGGGGTGCGCACTCGCAGTCGTGCTGCTGGCCCGCCATGAAACCGTCAGCGAGATCGGGTTTGTCCTATTCCTCGGCGCCGCGATCTCGGTGACGGCGTTTCCGGTCTTGGCGCGCATCCTGCATGACAACGGGATGCTGAAAGGCAAGCTCGGCCAATTGGGTCTTGCTTGTTCGGCCATTGACGACCTTGTCGCCTGGTGCGTTCTGGCGATTGTGATCGGAATCGTGCAGGCCCGAATCGATGATCAGTGGCGTTTGCTTCTCCTGGTGCCGCTCATCGCCGGCCTTCGGTTCTTGGTACGCCCGTTGTTGATGCGTTTGCCCACCGACAGAGCGGGCGGGTCACTGCTGGCGGCGGTAGCCGGGTCCCTGGCCTGCGGTGCGATGACCGAGTGGATTGGTCTGCACTACATTTTTGGCGCCTTTCTGTTCGGCGTCGCATTTCCGCGTACACGTCCGGTCGACATGAACGGCGTTCGGGCTGTCAGCGTCTTGTTTCTACCGGCGTTCTTCGTGGTGTCCGGGATGCGGGTCGATCTCGATGCGATCGGCGGATGGGGTCTGGCCGAACTCGCAGCGATCATCGCGGTGGCGGTGGCCGGCAAGCTGTTGGGAACGTATCTGGGCGCCCGCATGATGCGGATGACCAAACGCGACTCGTCTGCGTTGGCCGCGTTGATGAACGCCCGGGGCCTCACCGAGATCGTCATCCTCACCGTCGGCCTCGAACTGCAGGTAATCGACCAGCCGCTCTACTCGCTCATGGTGGTGATGGCTCTGGTGACGACGTCGATGACAGCGCCGCTGCTCAAACTCACCGGCGTGACGTCACGCGCCCAGCACGCCGCTGCAGAGCCGGTTCATTCAGAACCGATCAAGGAGCCCACCTGA
- the frr gene encoding ribosome recycling factor — translation MIDEALLDAEEKMEKAVAVARDDLATIRTGRANPGMFSRVVIDYYGTNTPITQLASINVPEARLVVIKPYEANQLHAIETAIRNSDLGVNPTNDGTVIRVAVPQLTEERRRELVKQAKHKGEEARVSVRNIRRKAMEELHRIRKDGEAGEDDVVRAEKDLDKTTHQYVAQIDELVKHKEGELLEV, via the coding sequence ATGATCGATGAGGCTCTCCTCGATGCCGAGGAAAAAATGGAGAAGGCCGTCGCGGTGGCCCGTGATGATTTGGCAACGATCCGGACCGGCCGCGCCAACCCGGGAATGTTTTCCCGGGTGGTGATTGACTACTACGGCACCAATACCCCGATCACTCAGTTGGCCAGCATCAATGTGCCCGAGGCTCGGCTGGTCGTGATCAAGCCGTACGAAGCCAATCAGCTGCACGCCATCGAGACCGCGATTCGCAACTCCGACCTGGGGGTGAACCCCACCAACGATGGCACCGTTATTCGGGTGGCCGTACCGCAGCTGACCGAGGAACGTCGACGCGAGCTGGTCAAGCAGGCCAAGCACAAGGGAGAGGAAGCCCGGGTCTCGGTGCGTAACATCCGTCGCAAAGCGATGGAAGAACTGCACCGCATCCGCAAGGACGGTGAAGCCGGCGAGGACGACGTTGTGCGTGCGGAGAAGGACCTCGACAAGACCACCCATCAGTATGTCGCCCAGATCGACGAGCTGGTCAAACACAAAGAAGGCGAGCTGCTGGAGGTCTAG
- a CDS encoding MarR family winged helix-turn-helix transcriptional regulator has product MGQVEDAPLGFLLYRVAAVLRPEVSAALGPLGLTLPEFVCLRLLSLSPGLSSAELARQTNVTPQAMNTVLRKLEEIDAVARPTSVSSGRALPATLTTPGRALLKRAEAVVLGADARILAKLTTAQQREFKRMLTKLGSG; this is encoded by the coding sequence ATGGGCCAGGTCGAAGACGCTCCGCTGGGCTTTCTGCTCTATCGGGTAGCGGCTGTGCTGCGGCCCGAGGTGTCCGCGGCGCTGGGTCCGCTCGGTCTCACCCTGCCCGAATTCGTCTGTTTGCGGTTGCTGTCGCTGTCACCCGGGCTTTCCAGCGCCGAACTGGCCCGGCAAACCAATGTCACTCCGCAAGCAATGAACACGGTGCTGCGCAAACTCGAAGAGATCGACGCCGTCGCCCGGCCAACGTCGGTGTCGTCCGGGCGTGCCTTGCCGGCCACCCTGACCACTCCCGGGCGAGCCTTGCTCAAGCGCGCGGAGGCGGTGGTGCTGGGCGCCGATGCACGTATCCTCGCGAAGCTGACAACGGCTCAGCAACGGGAATTCAAGCGGATGCTCACAAAGCTGGGATCGGGCTAA
- a CDS encoding phosphatidate cytidylyltransferase → MTTTDAGAGTPADEPVHGSKKTSRAGRDLPAAIAVGLSIGLSLVAILQLYPRGWVGVCALAMVIASHEVVRRLREAGYLIPVVPLLVGGQVTIWLTWPYGAVGALAGFGAMVVVCMIWRLFMRDGRSDNVPGASAQGASPPGNYLRDVSATVFLATWVVLFGSFAAMLVYPKNGAGWVYCMMIAVIASDVGGYAVGVLFGKHPMVPAISPKKSWEGFAGSLLCGMIATTITGTFLAGKAPWVGALLGVLFVLTTTLGDLVESQVKRDLSIKDMGRLLPGHGGLMDRLDGVLPSAVAAWIVLTLLP, encoded by the coding sequence GTGACAACCACCGATGCTGGCGCCGGAACCCCGGCCGACGAGCCAGTGCACGGGTCCAAGAAGACATCGCGGGCCGGACGCGATCTGCCCGCGGCAATCGCGGTTGGGCTGAGCATTGGTTTGTCCCTGGTGGCGATCCTGCAGCTCTATCCGCGTGGCTGGGTGGGAGTCTGCGCGTTGGCGATGGTAATTGCCAGCCACGAGGTGGTGCGGCGACTGCGCGAGGCCGGGTATTTGATTCCGGTCGTCCCCTTGCTGGTGGGTGGGCAGGTCACCATCTGGCTGACGTGGCCATATGGTGCGGTCGGCGCGTTGGCGGGCTTCGGTGCCATGGTGGTGGTGTGCATGATCTGGCGCCTATTCATGCGCGACGGCCGGTCGGACAACGTCCCCGGAGCCAGCGCCCAGGGTGCGTCACCGCCGGGAAACTATTTGCGCGACGTATCGGCCACCGTTTTTCTGGCCACCTGGGTGGTGTTGTTCGGCTCGTTTGCCGCGATGCTGGTCTACCCGAAGAACGGAGCGGGCTGGGTCTATTGCATGATGATCGCGGTCATCGCTTCCGACGTCGGCGGCTACGCGGTGGGCGTGCTGTTCGGCAAACATCCGATGGTTCCCGCGATCAGTCCGAAGAAATCCTGGGAGGGATTCGCTGGCTCGTTGCTGTGCGGGATGATCGCGACAACGATCACCGGGACCTTCCTGGCCGGCAAAGCGCCCTGGGTCGGTGCCCTGCTGGGGGTGCTGTTCGTACTGACCACCACACTGGGCGACTTGGTGGAATCGCAGGTGAAGCGCGACCTCAGCATCAAGGACATGGGGCGCCTGCTGCCCGGCCACGGTGGTCTCATGGATCGGTTGGACGGTGTGCTTCCGTCCGCGGTGGCGGCCTGGATAGTGCTGACGCTGCTGCCTTAG
- a CDS encoding winged helix-turn-helix domain-containing protein, producing MEVLLLSNEADFETALPQLDSFAQAVHRAPLDAYGPESLRSADVAVIDARTDLAAARRACRRLTATAPALAVVAVVAPADVVEVDIDWHFDDVLLAAAGPAELQARLRLAITRRRAALEGTLEFGDLALNPANYTAKLGGQDLGLTLTEFKLLFFLVQYAGRAFSRTRLMHEVWGYDSNSRVRTVDVHVRRLRAKLGAQYGSTVDTVRGVGYMAMTPPQPRWIVSEPPRKVLSTGAGETIAQ from the coding sequence TTGGAAGTACTGCTGTTGAGCAACGAAGCCGACTTCGAAACTGCGCTACCTCAGTTGGATTCGTTCGCGCAGGCGGTGCACCGCGCGCCGCTGGATGCCTACGGCCCCGAAAGCCTGCGCTCAGCCGATGTCGCAGTGATCGACGCCCGCACCGACCTGGCCGCCGCGCGCCGAGCATGCCGAAGGCTGACTGCCACCGCACCGGCCCTCGCGGTGGTTGCCGTGGTAGCTCCCGCCGACGTCGTCGAGGTTGACATTGATTGGCACTTTGACGATGTCTTGCTTGCCGCGGCGGGCCCGGCCGAGCTACAGGCACGATTGCGGCTAGCGATCACGCGTCGACGCGCCGCCCTCGAGGGCACCCTTGAATTCGGCGATCTCGCTCTAAATCCCGCCAATTACACGGCGAAGCTGGGCGGCCAGGACCTGGGGCTGACGCTGACCGAATTCAAACTGCTCTTTTTCCTCGTCCAGTACGCCGGGCGAGCATTCTCCCGCACCCGGCTGATGCACGAGGTGTGGGGTTATGACTCCAACAGTCGCGTGCGCACGGTCGACGTACACGTGCGCCGGCTCCGGGCCAAGCTGGGAGCCCAGTACGGATCAACCGTCGATACCGTCCGCGGTGTGGGTTACATGGCCATGACACCCCCGCAGCCGCGGTGGATTGTCAGCGAGCCGCCCAGAAAGGTCTTATCGACGGGCGCCGGCGAGACCATTGCTCAATAG
- a CDS encoding protein disulfide oxidoreductase — translation MSFRLMSPIAALSALTVASVAAVLLMFGVAPTPRAVAADERLNFAATTLSGAPFDGASLQGKPAVLWFWTPWCPFCNAEAPGLSQVAAANPGVTFVGVAAHSDVGAMQGFVSKYGLNFTNLNDADGAIWARYNVPWQPAWVFYRADGSSTFVNNPTAAMSQQELSGRVAALSS, via the coding sequence ATGAGTTTTCGTCTGATGTCCCCGATCGCGGCGCTTTCCGCGTTGACGGTGGCCAGCGTCGCCGCGGTCCTTCTGATGTTCGGTGTGGCCCCCACGCCACGCGCCGTAGCCGCCGATGAGCGTCTCAATTTCGCCGCGACCACCCTCAGCGGTGCTCCCTTCGACGGGGCCAGCCTGCAGGGTAAGCCGGCGGTGTTGTGGTTCTGGACGCCATGGTGCCCGTTCTGTAACGCCGAGGCGCCTGGCCTCAGTCAGGTGGCGGCGGCAAATCCGGGGGTCACTTTCGTCGGCGTCGCTGCGCATTCGGATGTGGGCGCCATGCAGGGTTTCGTGTCCAAGTACGGCTTGAACTTCACCAATCTCAATGATGCTGATGGTGCGATATGGGCCCGCTATAACGTGCCCTGGCAGCCGGCGTGGGTGTTCTACCGTGCCGACGGTTCGTCGACGTTCGTCAACAACCCCACCGCAGCCATGTCCCAGCAAGAGCTGTCCGGTCGGGTCGCGGCCCTGTCGTCCTAG
- the rlmN gene encoding 23S rRNA (adenine(2503)-C(2))-methyltransferase RlmN, which yields MVQELVFEAPRRGQPPRHLADLDAAGRASAVAELGLPAFRAKQLAHQYYGRLIADPRQMTDLPAVVRDQIAETMFPKLLTAAREVTCDAGQTRKTLWRAIDGATVESVLMRYPQRNTVCISSQAGCGMACPFCATGQGGLTRNLSTAEIVEQVRAGAAALRDDFGDRLSNVVFMGMGEPLANFARVLAAVRRITEPPPSGFGISARSVTVSTVGLAPAIRKLADEHLGVTLALSLHAPDDELRDTLVPVNNRWKIGEALDAARYYADVTGRRVSVEYALIRDVNDQPWRADLLGRRLHRALGRLVHVNLIPLNPTPGSDWDASPKPVERQFVKRIRAQGVSCTVRDTRGREISAACGQLAAGGG from the coding sequence ATGGTCCAAGAATTGGTTTTCGAGGCTCCCCGCCGCGGCCAGCCGCCGCGCCACCTGGCCGATCTAGACGCTGCCGGGCGCGCATCGGCGGTGGCCGAACTGGGCCTGCCGGCTTTTCGAGCCAAGCAGCTTGCACATCAGTACTACGGCCGGCTGATCGCCGATCCGCGTCAGATGACCGACCTTCCGGCCGTTGTTCGTGACCAGATCGCTGAAACGATGTTCCCGAAGCTGCTGACCGCGGCGCGGGAAGTCACCTGCGACGCCGGCCAGACCCGGAAGACGCTGTGGCGGGCCATCGATGGAGCCACCGTTGAGTCGGTGCTGATGCGCTACCCGCAGCGCAATACGGTCTGTATCTCGTCGCAGGCCGGCTGTGGCATGGCGTGCCCTTTTTGCGCCACCGGCCAGGGTGGCTTGACCCGCAATCTTTCGACCGCAGAGATCGTCGAACAGGTGCGTGCCGGTGCGGCGGCGCTGCGAGATGACTTCGGCGACCGGCTGTCCAACGTGGTTTTCATGGGGATGGGGGAGCCGCTGGCCAATTTCGCGCGGGTGCTGGCCGCGGTCCGGCGCATCACCGAACCGCCGCCATCTGGTTTTGGTATCTCGGCCCGCTCGGTGACGGTGTCGACGGTCGGTCTGGCCCCGGCGATCCGCAAGCTGGCGGACGAACACCTCGGCGTGACGCTGGCGTTGTCGTTGCACGCGCCCGACGACGAACTGCGTGACACGCTGGTACCGGTCAACAATCGGTGGAAAATCGGTGAGGCGCTTGATGCCGCTCGCTATTACGCCGACGTGACCGGTCGGCGGGTATCGGTGGAGTACGCGTTGATCCGTGACGTCAATGACCAACCCTGGCGGGCCGACCTGCTGGGCAGGCGGCTGCATCGAGCGCTTGGTCGGCTGGTCCATGTGAACCTCATCCCGCTTAACCCGACCCCGGGCAGCGACTGGGATGCCAGCCCTAAGCCAGTGGAACGCCAGTTTGTCAAACGAATTCGTGCACAAGGGGTTTCGTGCACTGTCCGAGACACCCGCGGCCGCGAGATCAGCGCCGCCTGCGGACAGCTGGCCGCCGGAGGCGGGTAG
- the pyrH gene encoding UMP kinase, translating to MTESDVAGAATPKPESTSTNGVAASPGSGSAAGPGSSPTSKYKRVLLKLGGEMFGGGQVGLDPDVVAQVARQIAEVVRGGVQVAVVIGGGNFFRGAQLQQRGMERTRSDYMGMLGTVMNSLALQDFLEQEGIVTRVQTAITMGQVAEPYLPLRAVRHLEKGRVVIFGAGMGLPYFSTDTTAAQRALEIGADVVLMAKAVDGVFAEDPRENPHAELLTVISHREVIDRGLRVADATAFSLCMDNGMPILVFNLLTNGNIARAVAGEKIGTLVTT from the coding sequence ATGACGGAGTCCGATGTCGCCGGCGCGGCGACTCCGAAGCCGGAGTCGACAAGCACCAACGGCGTAGCGGCATCTCCAGGTTCGGGTTCTGCGGCGGGTCCCGGGTCGAGCCCGACATCGAAGTACAAGCGGGTACTGCTCAAGCTTGGTGGTGAGATGTTCGGCGGCGGTCAGGTCGGGTTGGATCCCGACGTCGTGGCCCAGGTTGCGCGTCAGATCGCCGAGGTGGTTCGCGGCGGGGTCCAGGTGGCCGTCGTTATCGGCGGTGGCAACTTCTTCCGCGGTGCACAACTTCAGCAGCGCGGCATGGAGCGCACCCGATCGGACTACATGGGAATGCTGGGCACCGTGATGAACAGTCTTGCGCTGCAAGACTTTCTCGAACAGGAAGGCATCGTTACCCGCGTCCAGACCGCGATCACCATGGGGCAGGTCGCCGAGCCCTATCTCCCGCTGCGTGCGGTCCGTCACCTGGAGAAGGGGCGAGTGGTTATATTCGGCGCCGGTATGGGGTTGCCGTACTTCTCCACGGACACAACGGCAGCGCAGCGTGCGCTCGAGATCGGCGCGGACGTGGTGTTGATGGCCAAGGCCGTCGATGGAGTGTTCGCCGAGGACCCACGCGAGAATCCGCACGCCGAATTGCTCACCGTGATCAGCCATCGAGAGGTCATTGACAGGGGGCTGCGGGTTGCCGACGCCACCGCTTTCAGTCTGTGTATGGACAATGGCATGCCGATTCTGGTCTTCAACCTGCTGACCAATGGCAATATCGCCCGTGCGGTCGCTGGTGAGAAGATCGGAACGCTGGTCACCACCTAA
- a CDS encoding esterase family protein, whose translation MNMARRPWLRRLMIAGVAAMALPGLTGTVGGIAPARAAQPEFLHVPSASMGRDITVEFQQGGASAVYLLDGLRARDDRSGWDIETNAFDEYLGSGMSVVAPVGGRSSFYADWYGPANNAGGPVTYKWETFLTSELPNYLAGRGVRTTRNAVVGVSMSGSSALILAAYHPQQFAFAASLSALLTPSSGQGPMLIGLAMNDEGGFNPQDMWGPTGGPGWQRNDPTVQAGRLAGNNTRLWVYSGNGTPSEIGEGSIPGQVIEQMILNSNVAFRDAYVAAGGHNATFNIDNNGVHSWGYWNAQLVAMMPDMQQTLGATGGAAS comes from the coding sequence ATGAATATGGCCAGGAGACCTTGGTTGCGTCGGTTGATGATCGCCGGCGTTGCGGCCATGGCGTTACCGGGATTGACCGGGACGGTTGGGGGTATAGCCCCTGCGCGCGCGGCACAGCCCGAATTCCTGCACGTGCCGTCGGCGTCGATGGGGCGAGATATCACCGTCGAGTTCCAGCAAGGAGGCGCGTCGGCGGTTTACCTGCTGGACGGCTTACGTGCCCGCGACGATCGCAGCGGTTGGGACATCGAAACCAACGCGTTCGATGAGTACCTGGGTTCGGGTATGTCGGTGGTCGCACCGGTCGGCGGCCGGTCCAGCTTCTACGCCGACTGGTATGGGCCGGCCAACAACGCCGGTGGCCCCGTGACCTACAAGTGGGAGACCTTCCTGACCAGCGAGCTACCGAACTACCTGGCGGGCCGTGGTGTGCGGACGACCCGCAACGCTGTCGTCGGGGTGTCCATGTCGGGGTCCTCGGCGTTGATATTGGCCGCCTACCACCCCCAGCAGTTCGCCTTCGCGGCCTCGCTGTCGGCGTTGCTGACGCCCTCCAGCGGGCAAGGGCCCATGCTGATTGGGCTGGCCATGAACGACGAGGGCGGCTTCAATCCGCAAGACATGTGGGGACCCACCGGAGGTCCTGGATGGCAGCGCAACGATCCCACCGTCCAGGCCGGAAGGCTGGCTGGTAACAACACCCGCCTGTGGGTGTACAGCGGCAACGGCACACCCTCGGAGATCGGCGAGGGCAGCATTCCGGGTCAGGTCATCGAGCAGATGATCTTGAACAGCAATGTGGCCTTCCGGGATGCATACGTGGCGGCCGGAGGGCACAACGCGACGTTCAATATCGACAACAACGGAGTGCACAGTTGGGGCTACTGGAACGCGCAGTTGGTGGCCATGATGCCCGACATGCAGCAGACACTCGGCGCCACCGGTGGTGCGGCGTCCTGA
- a CDS encoding lysophospholipid acyltransferase family protein, producing MSASDARPEELREQAERYADEAQAKMADEREKRVDGIGGWVASRAGEWDLHSQDENTLHRHKFFWNLLVDYWFRMEIDGWENIPEPPTLLIGIHSGAPFVWDAWTVGLQWWRRFGPERPLHGTAHDVLMAIPGIGRYFRSMGVLPAAPDAIATALAKGRDVALWPGGEVDSLRPWTERDRANLAGRKGFVRTAIRAGVPIVPIATVGGADAMPVLIRGDRLARLLQLDRLARLKVFPLAISLPWGVAPAAIPQLPLPAKIRTRFMPAIDVDHDPARADDDAYVNAKYQQVEDTIQRGMDALTRKRALPLFG from the coding sequence ATGAGTGCAAGCGATGCCAGGCCGGAGGAGCTACGCGAACAGGCCGAGCGCTATGCCGACGAGGCCCAAGCGAAAATGGCGGACGAGCGCGAAAAGCGGGTTGACGGGATCGGCGGTTGGGTGGCCAGCCGAGCCGGCGAGTGGGATCTGCATAGTCAGGACGAAAACACACTGCACCGGCACAAATTCTTCTGGAACCTGCTCGTCGATTACTGGTTCCGGATGGAGATAGACGGCTGGGAAAACATTCCCGAACCCCCGACGCTTCTGATCGGTATTCACTCCGGTGCCCCCTTCGTCTGGGACGCCTGGACGGTGGGTCTGCAATGGTGGCGGCGGTTTGGACCCGAGCGGCCGTTGCACGGCACGGCCCACGATGTGCTTATGGCGATTCCGGGTATCGGGCGGTATTTCCGGTCGATGGGGGTGCTTCCCGCCGCCCCGGATGCGATCGCTACGGCCTTGGCGAAGGGGCGTGACGTGGCGTTGTGGCCCGGTGGCGAGGTGGACTCGTTGCGGCCCTGGACCGAACGCGATCGCGCCAACCTGGCCGGGCGGAAGGGTTTTGTCAGGACGGCGATCCGAGCCGGGGTGCCGATCGTGCCGATCGCGACGGTGGGAGGCGCCGACGCCATGCCGGTGCTGATCCGCGGTGACCGGCTGGCGCGGCTGTTACAACTGGACCGGTTGGCCAGGCTCAAGGTGTTCCCCTTGGCCATTTCGCTGCCCTGGGGTGTCGCTCCCGCCGCCATTCCGCAGCTACCGCTGCCCGCCAAGATCAGAACGCGTTTCATGCCCGCGATCGACGTCGATCACGATCCCGCCCGCGCCGACGACGACGCCTACGTCAACGCCAAGTACCAGCAGGTCGAGGACACCATTCAACGGGGCATGGACGCGTTGACGCGCAAGCGCGCCCTACCGCTGTTCGGGTGA